The following proteins are encoded in a genomic region of Paraburkholderia sp. BL23I1N1:
- a CDS encoding DEAD/DEAH box helicase: MRDDEQGKRYGVHDTVFGLHDGLRQYIEAQYHIRDEALVSERTALLQQPQVIAQKAFVEATPVYAFGNSYEKLAIPERAQKALFEIAAVSDNSGLYPTPYKHQADALEAFLGAERKDLVVATGTGSGKTESFLMPIVGTLAIESEERLASRSLPGCRAILLYPMNALVNDQVARIRRLLGNPRVSRIVSEGRDRPVRFGSYTGRTPYPGPRSSGRDSSRIAPLFEDFYNKIEEKPELKAQLQKVGRWPSKDLHRFYNAEAIEKKVYKSGAKQAGKEYFKRNWQYRLITQPDDREMMTRHEMQKECPDILVTNYSMLEYMLMRPVERRIFEDTERWLKADERNELILVLDEAHMYRGAGGAEVALLIRRLIARLGISRSRVRCILTSASLGDKPDDIRKAEQFAIDLTGSSDATGSRQFKVVKGTLESRPEGRPASQTEIDAFHKFQIDRFTSEVTAPSGAFDEVRSLAARLGWSVPPEELDDIPDYLFGQLSKLGPIDLLVNHVSGHATALDVLTTLLCPDSSPDVAERVIDSVLALCSHAKRKDGRVLLPTRLHLFHRGLPGLYACVDPNCTERLVKTGGASILGRFHTKPMLSCTCETKARVYDFYTHRDCGAAFITGWIDENVDFVWHTPERLDSRNKSRKLYPVEILVESKAHSSSRCSDAWLHLETGRLVRARPSVLQGFRHVRIPDKDIQVSEEMTFDECPVCCRRTRKSPEDPSKIMDHITKGEAPFATLVRAQMFHQPPSRRREEKFPNAGRKVLVFSDGRQKAARLARDMPRDMELDLFRQAVAVAAKLLTGIKRETKPTETVLYVAFLAVLAANNVSMFDGADAEKLDQHINAFRRDFGEDLQEALTESFHPGEPPSRYRFLLLKLLCSSYYSLSGTTIGFVEPGKLAFGKLVTQVEGLGLKLNAEQIRGLSVAWIDELLGDFSFEVQFVARLREKAYGFYRPHWGSKGQFSKQFRRALMHGHNLQETDVKKIEDVFCAVLAENKEGFYLNPNALKLSIDLEHKWAQCGECTSLMPITLDGACISCGSRETQLLDPASDPYLKARKSFWRLPVALALAPDAVISNMSVEEHTAQLSNRDYRNVHSTTELHELRFQDILLAEKDRPVDVLSCTTTMEVGIDIGSLVAVALRNVPPQRENYQQRAGRAGRRGSSVSSVVAFSQNGPHDSYYFLNAARMVAGPPRSPELKTDNPKIAIRHVHAFLIQTFFQDPSVEGAKAGSGSAILQKALGRTRDFFIPESDGPNFSNFDRWMEEKVFAPPHPLARVIADWLPGSLNVGTANVFDWVLETSRNLIVKLRALAEEVRSLPSPGGDDKQVVVAEDGSDEANDEDADERQLEQEDLLEYLFFHQLLPTYAFPTSLCSFLVEEWKQNSKGYSEIKLEQQPQQSTGQALSEYAPGRLVVINKETYRSGGVFASGPASDGNRAAELFEANRAKWLVICEACSFVQNPYAGAKALVACPVCEGTLKNRLMIQPEVFGPEKARALSEEDRDQEFTYATMAQFPQPTDAETFDFNDGGSYLRYAHAEDRRLLTLNKGKTIEREGLGFSVCRKCGCAEVFDEKNPKSGKHSRPYLVAGKDIPRDCSGDFVQTFLGYDFSTDLLLLRFEIAAPLVTDVASPSVVQVLESAAYSLAEALRLAASRHQQLDLDPTEFGSGHRILPPNAEGRVSLDIYLYDTLSGGAGYAELAAKYFREVVEETLSLLEGCDCDTSCTDCLDHFHNQHLKPQLDRKLAAALLRYGMFGTFPKSAPPDAQALSLRSLASSLELDGIACEFGASTGGERIPLRAKLNSRTVSINLYPSLLAMSDRAFDKDAAGLTYQLTEGALRRDLPAVHAEVRRKLA, translated from the coding sequence ATGCGAGATGATGAACAGGGAAAACGCTATGGCGTTCACGACACTGTTTTTGGTTTGCACGACGGATTAAGGCAATATATTGAGGCCCAGTACCATATTCGAGATGAGGCGCTAGTCTCCGAGCGGACAGCACTGCTACAACAGCCTCAAGTAATTGCGCAAAAGGCTTTTGTTGAGGCCACACCGGTATATGCCTTCGGAAACTCCTATGAAAAGCTCGCCATCCCAGAGCGTGCACAGAAGGCACTATTTGAGATAGCGGCTGTCTCAGACAACAGCGGACTTTACCCCACTCCATACAAACATCAAGCAGACGCTCTCGAAGCGTTCCTTGGAGCGGAGCGCAAGGACTTGGTTGTCGCAACGGGTACCGGTTCGGGTAAGACAGAGAGTTTTCTTATGCCTATCGTCGGCACACTGGCTATCGAAAGCGAAGAGAGGTTGGCGAGCCGCTCGTTGCCAGGATGCAGGGCAATATTGCTCTATCCGATGAACGCCTTGGTCAACGACCAGGTTGCACGGATACGCCGCCTCTTGGGGAACCCGCGAGTGAGCCGAATAGTCAGCGAGGGGCGTGACCGTCCGGTTAGATTTGGCAGTTATACCGGTCGAACGCCTTATCCAGGCCCGCGAAGCAGCGGCCGAGATAGCTCGCGAATCGCACCATTGTTCGAGGATTTTTATAACAAAATTGAAGAGAAGCCAGAACTGAAAGCGCAGTTGCAGAAAGTTGGACGCTGGCCTAGCAAGGACCTCCATCGCTTCTACAACGCGGAGGCCATCGAAAAGAAAGTTTATAAAAGCGGTGCGAAGCAGGCGGGAAAAGAGTATTTCAAGCGTAACTGGCAATATAGGTTGATTACGCAGCCAGACGACCGGGAGATGATGACTAGGCACGAAATGCAAAAAGAGTGCCCCGACATTCTGGTGACGAACTATTCGATGCTCGAGTATATGTTGATGCGACCCGTCGAGCGTCGCATCTTCGAGGATACCGAACGATGGCTGAAGGCTGATGAGCGGAATGAGCTCATCTTGGTCCTCGACGAGGCGCACATGTACCGTGGCGCTGGCGGGGCGGAAGTTGCATTGCTTATCCGTAGGCTCATAGCTCGTCTAGGAATCTCGCGGTCGCGAGTGAGGTGTATCTTGACAAGCGCAAGCTTGGGAGACAAGCCTGATGACATTCGCAAAGCAGAGCAATTCGCGATTGACCTGACCGGGTCTTCCGACGCGACCGGTTCTCGACAATTTAAGGTAGTAAAGGGCACGCTAGAATCAAGGCCCGAAGGGCGGCCAGCAAGCCAGACTGAAATCGATGCTTTTCACAAGTTTCAGATTGACCGGTTCACTTCGGAGGTGACCGCGCCGTCGGGCGCATTTGATGAGGTAAGAAGTTTGGCTGCGAGGCTCGGTTGGAGTGTACCGCCCGAGGAACTTGACGACATTCCCGACTATCTTTTCGGTCAACTCTCGAAACTTGGCCCCATTGACCTTCTCGTCAATCACGTATCGGGACACGCAACGGCACTAGATGTTCTTACCACATTGCTTTGCCCAGATTCCTCCCCCGATGTTGCCGAGCGCGTTATAGATAGCGTACTTGCCCTGTGCTCGCATGCAAAGCGAAAGGACGGTCGAGTGCTTCTTCCGACTCGTCTGCATCTCTTTCACCGAGGCCTGCCGGGGCTGTACGCCTGCGTAGACCCAAACTGTACCGAGCGTCTTGTAAAGACTGGAGGCGCGTCTATTTTGGGTAGGTTTCACACAAAGCCGATGCTCTCGTGCACTTGCGAGACCAAGGCACGGGTTTATGATTTCTATACGCACCGCGATTGTGGAGCGGCGTTCATCACCGGCTGGATTGACGAGAACGTCGACTTTGTCTGGCATACGCCGGAGAGGCTGGACTCGAGGAACAAAAGCAGGAAGCTCTACCCCGTTGAAATCCTGGTCGAATCAAAGGCCCACTCATCAAGCCGGTGTTCCGATGCATGGCTCCATCTGGAAACTGGTCGGTTAGTGAGAGCCCGACCGTCTGTCCTGCAAGGTTTCCGACACGTTCGCATTCCTGACAAAGATATTCAGGTTTCGGAAGAGATGACCTTCGATGAATGCCCGGTCTGTTGTCGTAGAACTCGAAAGTCGCCGGAAGACCCGTCGAAAATTATGGACCATATAACAAAAGGAGAAGCTCCATTTGCAACATTGGTTCGTGCCCAGATGTTCCATCAGCCCCCGAGCCGGAGGCGAGAGGAGAAATTTCCAAATGCCGGTAGAAAAGTTCTCGTATTTTCGGACGGCAGGCAGAAGGCAGCGCGGCTCGCGCGAGACATGCCACGCGACATGGAGTTAGACCTGTTTCGACAGGCGGTCGCCGTTGCCGCAAAGCTGCTGACCGGGATAAAGCGAGAGACAAAACCCACTGAAACTGTCCTTTACGTCGCATTCTTGGCGGTGCTGGCGGCAAACAATGTGTCGATGTTTGACGGCGCCGACGCGGAGAAACTAGACCAGCATATCAACGCGTTTCGTCGTGATTTCGGCGAAGATTTGCAGGAGGCTCTTACGGAAAGCTTCCATCCAGGCGAGCCGCCATCGCGATATCGCTTTCTGCTCCTGAAACTGTTGTGTAGCAGTTACTATTCGTTGAGCGGGACCACCATCGGCTTTGTCGAGCCCGGCAAGCTTGCGTTTGGGAAGCTTGTAACGCAAGTTGAGGGCCTAGGCCTGAAACTAAATGCAGAGCAGATTCGTGGATTGTCAGTCGCGTGGATAGATGAGTTGTTAGGAGATTTTTCATTTGAAGTTCAGTTTGTCGCGCGTTTGAGAGAAAAGGCTTATGGCTTCTATCGGCCACATTGGGGGAGCAAGGGACAGTTTAGTAAGCAGTTCCGACGCGCTTTAATGCATGGGCACAACCTACAAGAGACGGACGTCAAGAAAATAGAAGACGTATTTTGTGCGGTGTTGGCCGAAAACAAAGAAGGGTTCTATCTGAATCCCAACGCATTGAAGTTATCTATTGACCTAGAGCACAAATGGGCGCAATGCGGGGAATGCACGAGCCTGATGCCCATTACATTAGACGGCGCGTGCATCTCTTGTGGTTCGCGCGAAACGCAACTGCTGGACCCCGCGAGCGACCCTTACCTTAAGGCCCGCAAGTCTTTTTGGAGACTGCCTGTTGCTTTGGCTTTGGCACCCGACGCAGTTATAAGCAACATGTCGGTTGAAGAACACACAGCGCAGTTGTCAAATCGAGACTACCGAAATGTTCATTCGACAACGGAACTTCATGAGTTGCGCTTTCAGGACATCTTGTTGGCGGAAAAGGACCGGCCTGTAGATGTGCTCAGTTGCACAACGACGATGGAAGTAGGTATCGACATAGGGTCATTGGTTGCGGTTGCGCTCAGAAATGTGCCACCTCAGCGGGAGAATTATCAACAGCGAGCTGGACGCGCCGGACGTCGCGGCTCGTCCGTCTCATCGGTTGTAGCTTTTTCGCAAAACGGGCCCCATGACAGCTATTATTTTCTGAATGCGGCCCGAATGGTGGCAGGTCCTCCACGAAGCCCAGAATTGAAAACCGATAATCCAAAGATTGCTATACGGCATGTCCACGCGTTCCTTATTCAGACCTTCTTCCAAGACCCGAGCGTTGAGGGGGCGAAGGCTGGCAGCGGTAGCGCGATATTGCAGAAAGCGCTGGGTAGGACCCGCGATTTCTTCATTCCGGAATCTGACGGCCCCAACTTCTCTAATTTTGACAGGTGGATGGAGGAAAAGGTATTTGCACCTCCCCATCCCTTGGCTCGCGTCATCGCTGATTGGCTACCTGGCAGTCTCAACGTAGGGACAGCGAATGTCTTTGACTGGGTCTTGGAGACCTCTCGGAATTTGATAGTCAAGTTAAGGGCTCTCGCAGAGGAAGTTCGTTCATTGCCGTCGCCGGGTGGCGACGACAAGCAGGTAGTTGTTGCCGAAGACGGCAGCGACGAGGCTAATGATGAGGACGCTGACGAAAGGCAACTCGAGCAGGAAGATTTACTGGAGTACCTATTCTTTCATCAGTTATTGCCAACGTATGCATTCCCAACGAGCCTTTGTAGCTTCCTGGTTGAGGAGTGGAAGCAGAACTCGAAAGGGTACTCGGAAATTAAACTGGAACAGCAACCTCAGCAGTCGACCGGGCAAGCGCTTAGCGAATACGCGCCTGGCAGGCTTGTAGTTATCAATAAAGAGACTTACCGGTCAGGAGGTGTATTCGCAAGTGGACCGGCATCGGACGGGAACAGGGCGGCCGAGCTCTTTGAGGCGAATCGAGCGAAGTGGCTTGTAATCTGCGAAGCGTGTTCTTTTGTTCAAAATCCCTACGCGGGTGCAAAAGCACTCGTTGCTTGCCCTGTATGTGAAGGGACTTTGAAGAATCGCTTGATGATTCAGCCCGAGGTTTTTGGTCCGGAGAAAGCAAGAGCACTTTCTGAGGAAGACCGCGACCAAGAGTTCACATACGCGACGATGGCGCAGTTTCCCCAACCAACGGATGCCGAAACGTTCGACTTCAATGACGGCGGTTCTTATCTGCGGTATGCGCACGCAGAGGACAGACGTCTTTTGACCTTGAACAAGGGCAAGACCATTGAGAGGGAGGGATTGGGATTCTCTGTCTGTCGGAAGTGCGGGTGCGCTGAGGTCTTCGACGAGAAAAATCCCAAATCTGGAAAGCATTCACGTCCTTACCTGGTGGCCGGTAAAGATATCCCGCGCGATTGCAGTGGTGATTTCGTACAGACGTTCCTTGGCTATGACTTTTCGACGGACCTATTGCTCCTTCGCTTTGAGATTGCGGCACCTCTAGTAACGGATGTGGCTTCCCCGAGCGTTGTACAAGTGCTTGAGAGCGCAGCATACAGTCTGGCAGAAGCCCTGCGTCTGGCGGCAAGTCGGCATCAACAGCTTGACCTCGACCCCACTGAGTTCGGGTCGGGTCACCGAATCTTGCCTCCGAACGCCGAAGGTCGCGTATCGCTCGATATTTACCTCTACGACACTCTCTCCGGTGGGGCTGGCTACGCCGAATTGGCCGCAAAGTACTTTCGTGAGGTCGTGGAGGAAACTCTTTCCTTGCTTGAGGGGTGCGATTGCGATACGTCATGCACTGATTGCCTCGACCACTTTCACAATCAGCATCTGAAACCCCAACTTGACCGGAAGTTAGCCGCTGCGCTCTTACGCTATGGCATGTTTGGTACCTTTCCGAAAAGTGCTCCGCCGGACGCTCAAGCTTTGTCGCTACGCTCGCTCGCGAGCAGCTTGGAACTAGATGGTATCGCGTGTGAATTTGGAGCTTCGACGGGCGGTGAACGAATACCACTGCGGGCGAAGTTGAACTCGAGGACGGTTTCCATCAATTTGTATCCGAGTCTGCTTGCGATGTCGGATAGAGCGTTCGACAAGGATGCAGCCGGCCTAACGTATCAATTGACGGAAGGTGCGCTGAGGCGTGATTTGCCAGCTGTGCACGCAGAGGTACGTCGAAAGCTGGCGTAG
- a CDS encoding IS110 family transposase, which yields MPKDRTRSKPSGLPIIHPFAAGIDIGSRFHVVAVSPDLCDEPVQTFQAFTADLQRMADWLVATGTKTVVMESTGVYWVAAYEVLESRGLEVVLANAREARAVPGRKSDVNDAQWLQRLHACGLLRASFRPGRDIAELRAYLRCREKHTDYAAAHIQHMQKALTFMNIQLHHVIATITGVTGLRIIRAIVAGERDPDRLAAMRDVRCKESLETIRNALVGNYQPEHVFALKQALALYDFYQQCIDECDVEIERAVAILNIAHPIPEAPLPKAKHRNKMPSDPNFDVRTAMYQLAGTDLTQIHGIGPFLALRLIGECGTDLSRWPTAKHFTSWLTLAPGCKISGGKVLSSHMRKTSSRITVALRLAAVSVGRSNTALGAFYRRLAGRIGNAKAVTATARKIAVLFYNAMRYGMDYRDPGADHYEQQYRDRVIKQLHRRAAQFGYSLQPQGSPT from the coding sequence ATGCCAAAAGACCGAACCCGATCCAAGCCCTCAGGGTTGCCGATCATTCATCCGTTTGCGGCCGGTATTGATATCGGTTCACGGTTCCATGTTGTCGCCGTCAGTCCGGACCTGTGCGACGAGCCGGTGCAGACATTCCAGGCTTTTACCGCCGATTTGCAACGCATGGCCGACTGGCTCGTCGCGACCGGCACAAAGACGGTTGTGATGGAATCGACCGGCGTGTACTGGGTCGCCGCCTACGAGGTGCTGGAGTCCCGGGGCCTTGAAGTCGTTCTTGCCAATGCACGCGAGGCGCGCGCAGTCCCTGGAAGGAAGAGTGATGTCAACGACGCACAATGGCTGCAGCGACTGCACGCGTGTGGGCTACTACGGGCCAGTTTCCGGCCTGGCCGCGATATAGCGGAATTACGCGCGTACCTGCGCTGCCGCGAAAAGCACACCGACTATGCCGCCGCGCATATCCAGCACATGCAGAAGGCGCTGACCTTCATGAATATCCAACTGCACCACGTGATCGCGACTATCACGGGTGTCACGGGACTGCGGATCATCCGTGCGATCGTCGCTGGTGAGCGCGATCCAGACAGGCTGGCGGCGATGCGCGACGTCCGCTGCAAGGAAAGCCTTGAAACCATTCGGAATGCGCTGGTGGGCAACTACCAGCCCGAGCACGTGTTCGCCCTGAAACAGGCGCTTGCGCTCTACGACTTTTACCAGCAGTGCATCGACGAGTGCGATGTTGAGATCGAACGTGCTGTCGCAATCCTCAATATCGCTCACCCGATTCCGGAAGCACCGCTGCCGAAGGCGAAACATCGCAACAAGATGCCCAGCGATCCCAACTTCGATGTACGCACGGCCATGTACCAGCTTGCGGGGACCGACCTTACGCAAATTCACGGCATCGGCCCGTTCCTCGCTCTGCGCCTGATTGGCGAATGTGGAACGGACCTGAGCCGATGGCCAACCGCCAAGCACTTTACTTCATGGCTCACGCTTGCGCCCGGATGCAAGATCAGCGGTGGCAAGGTACTGTCATCGCACATGCGCAAAACCAGCAGCCGCATCACAGTCGCACTCAGGCTTGCGGCGGTGAGCGTTGGAAGAAGCAATACCGCGCTTGGCGCATTCTACCGACGCCTTGCCGGCCGAATTGGTAACGCCAAAGCCGTGACTGCGACGGCGCGCAAGATCGCTGTTCTGTTTTATAACGCGATGCGCTATGGCATGGACTACCGCGACCCGGGTGCGGATCATTACGAACAGCAGTACAGGGACCGTGTTATCAAGCAGCTTCATCGCCGCGCGGCGCAATTTGGATATTCACTGCAACCTCAGGGCTCGCCAACGTAA
- a CDS encoding helix-turn-helix domain-containing protein, with protein sequence MAEGRLLTPYDLDLESHTAGETVTLDRIRERAERSAIESALLRHDYRLGETATALGISRVTLYRMMKAYGMRVAVGATVEDTDAEPDGGASA encoded by the coding sequence ATGGCCGAAGGCAGGCTGCTGACACCCTATGACCTCGACCTCGAATCGCATACGGCCGGAGAAACGGTGACGCTCGACCGCATACGCGAACGGGCCGAGCGCAGTGCGATCGAAAGCGCTTTGCTACGCCACGATTACCGGCTGGGAGAAACGGCGACGGCACTCGGTATCTCGCGCGTCACGCTGTACCGGATGATGAAGGCATATGGAATGCGCGTTGCAGTAGGCGCCACGGTGGAGGATACGGATGCCGAGCCGGACGGGGGAGCCTCCGCCTGA
- a CDS encoding IS1634 family transposase: MWILFYIFRMPARTGTAHVVTTTRKYKGQVYRTHLLRRSYREGGTVRNETLGNLSHLPEPLIEIIRRSLQGETFVPLAQAFEITRSRLHGHVQAVATAMQRLGLHSLIASQPCRERDRVLAMIASRIVAPHTKLATTRWWHTTTLADDFDVADADENDLYAAMDWLLARQDRIQKKLASRHLSEGGLVLYDLSSSYFEGTSCPLARIGHSRDGRRGTLQVNYGLLTDARGCPVAVSVHEGNTADSRTFMPEVQRLREEFGIECMVMVGDRGMISQKAIDEMRETEGIGWITALKSASIRSLVEQGQLQLGLFDERNLVELSLPDYPGERLVACRNPELAKLRAHKREELLTATEINLGKIKARVDAARLTGAAEIGVRVGKLVNQYKMAKHFELAIGENAFTYARKHDSIAAEAALDGIYIIRTCVSAANMDAPECVRSYKALANVERAFRSIKTVDLKVRPIHHRLADRVRAHIFLCMLAYYVEWHMREAWRELMFADTDNQAKAGRDPVAPARRSQAALAKVARHTLDDGTPAHDFATLLNELATIVRNTCRTPNAGPEAPTFEILTTPNAKQQRAFELLQQIHL, encoded by the coding sequence TTGTGGATTTTGTTCTATATTTTCCGCATGCCAGCGCGAACCGGAACAGCCCACGTCGTCACCACGACCCGCAAGTACAAGGGGCAGGTCTATCGCACGCACCTGCTGCGGCGCAGCTACCGCGAGGGCGGCACCGTCAGGAACGAGACGCTGGGCAATCTCTCGCACCTGCCCGAGCCGCTGATCGAGATCATCCGTCGCTCGCTGCAGGGCGAGACGTTCGTGCCGCTGGCGCAGGCCTTCGAGATCACGCGTTCGCGCCTGCACGGTCATGTGCAGGCCGTGGCGACGGCGATGCAGCGCCTGGGGCTCCACTCGTTGATTGCCTCGCAGCCCTGTCGCGAACGCGACCGGGTACTGGCCATGATTGCCTCGCGCATCGTGGCACCCCACACGAAGCTTGCCACCACCCGCTGGTGGCACACCACGACGCTGGCCGATGACTTCGACGTGGCCGATGCCGATGAGAACGACCTGTACGCCGCCATGGACTGGCTGCTCGCACGTCAGGACAGGATCCAGAAGAAGCTGGCCTCGCGCCATCTGTCCGAGGGTGGCCTGGTGCTGTATGACCTGTCGTCGAGCTACTTCGAAGGCACTTCGTGCCCGCTGGCCAGGATCGGCCACAGCCGCGATGGTCGCCGTGGCACGCTGCAAGTCAACTATGGCCTGCTCACCGATGCGCGCGGCTGCCCGGTGGCGGTGTCGGTGCACGAAGGCAACACGGCCGACAGCCGCACCTTCATGCCCGAGGTACAACGCCTGCGCGAGGAGTTCGGCATCGAGTGCATGGTGATGGTGGGAGACCGCGGCATGATCTCCCAGAAGGCGATCGACGAGATGCGCGAGACCGAGGGCATCGGCTGGATCACCGCGCTCAAGAGTGCCTCGATCCGCTCGCTCGTCGAGCAGGGGCAACTGCAACTGGGCCTGTTCGACGAGCGCAATCTGGTCGAACTGAGCTTGCCGGACTATCCCGGCGAGCGTCTGGTGGCGTGTCGCAACCCCGAGCTTGCGAAGCTGCGCGCGCACAAGCGCGAGGAGTTGCTGACGGCCACCGAGATCAATCTCGGGAAGATCAAGGCCCGGGTGGACGCGGCCAGGCTCACCGGCGCCGCCGAGATCGGCGTTCGTGTGGGCAAGCTCGTCAACCAGTACAAGATGGCCAAGCACTTCGAGCTTGCCATCGGCGAGAACGCCTTCACCTACGCACGCAAGCACGACAGCATCGCCGCCGAAGCCGCGCTGGACGGCATCTACATCATTCGCACCTGCGTGAGTGCCGCGAACATGGACGCGCCCGAGTGCGTGCGCAGCTACAAGGCCCTGGCCAACGTGGAGCGCGCCTTCCGCTCGATCAAGACAGTCGACCTGAAGGTGCGCCCGATCCATCACCGCCTGGCGGATCGGGTGCGCGCGCACATCTTCCTGTGCATGCTCGCCTACTACGTCGAGTGGCATATGCGCGAGGCCTGGCGCGAGCTGATGTTCGCCGACACCGACAACCAGGCCAAGGCCGGGCGCGATCCGGTAGCACCGGCCAGGCGCTCCCAGGCGGCGCTGGCCAAGGTAGCCCGCCACACGTTGGACGACGGCACCCCCGCGCACGACTTCGCCACCTTGCTTAACGAGCTCGCCACCATCGTGCGTAACACCTGCCGCACGCCCAACGCCGGGCCCGAAGCTCCCACCTTCGAGATCCTCACCACGCCCAACGCCAAGCAACAGCGCGCGTTCGAGCTGCTCCAGCAGATCCATCTGTAG
- a CDS encoding Flp family type IVb pilin — protein MKTIINEVKRFVREEDGVAAIEYGLLAGLIAVMIIAGATLAGTSLNTLFANVGAQLKTAAANVNG, from the coding sequence ATGAAAACGATCATCAACGAAGTAAAGCGCTTTGTCCGTGAAGAAGACGGTGTCGCTGCGATCGAGTACGGCCTGCTGGCCGGGCTGATCGCGGTCATGATCATCGCCGGCGCCACGCTCGCGGGGACGAGCCTGAACACGCTGTTCGCCAACGTCGGGGCGCAGTTGAAGACCGCTGCGGCCAATGTGAATGGTTGA
- a CDS encoding prepilin peptidase, producing the protein MNTFAFPTGLCVFTLVITAAAFDLRTRRIPNVLVLLGLIAAVPVQWIAHGGSAGVLQGLEGLATGIAVLLPFYLLRAFGAGDVKLMGALGALAGPSAVLLIALATFVVGGLWSLVVVVHRRQLRHAGNSLFLMFAGLAQQKAQGVTGQASLGRLPYGVAIALGTMSVMVLLH; encoded by the coding sequence ATGAACACTTTCGCGTTTCCCACTGGGCTGTGTGTCTTCACGCTGGTGATCACTGCCGCTGCATTCGATCTGCGCACGCGGCGCATCCCGAACGTGTTGGTCCTGCTCGGTTTGATCGCGGCGGTGCCGGTGCAGTGGATTGCACATGGCGGGAGTGCAGGCGTGTTGCAGGGACTGGAAGGACTGGCGACGGGCATCGCGGTACTGCTTCCGTTTTACCTGCTGCGCGCCTTCGGCGCGGGCGACGTGAAGTTGATGGGCGCGCTTGGCGCATTGGCCGGACCGTCCGCGGTGCTGCTGATCGCGCTCGCGACCTTCGTGGTGGGCGGACTCTGGTCGCTGGTCGTGGTGGTTCATCGGCGCCAGTTGCGTCACGCGGGCAACAGCTTGTTCCTGATGTTCGCCGGTTTGGCGCAGCAAAAGGCACAAGGGGTAACGGGTCAAGCATCGCTCGGCCGGCTGCCCTACGGTGTGGCCATCGCGCTAGGGACGATGTCGGTGATGGTGTTGTTGCACTAG
- the cpaB gene encoding Flp pilus assembly protein CpaB yields the protein MKNMRALAMLTVATIAALAAVLFASRWVQTQATPSTRVAVAATDINLGQRLTPEFVKLVDWPAGSIPAGAFSDLRKLDGRVLKTSAQRGEPLLEAKLAPLGTLGGLSAVIGEGKRAITVRVNDVIGVAGFALPGNYVDIIVNTQKDGSATPGDSQDRNISKIVLEKILVLAVAQEVSRDDTKPRVVNAVTLEVSPDQAEKIDLARSVGTLSLVLRNQVDTANETTGGATKVSLLREPVAVVAPKPEVKAVRVVQRVAAARPGNCIRVITGTQNGQECF from the coding sequence ATGAAAAATATGAGAGCGCTGGCGATGTTGACGGTGGCGACGATCGCTGCGCTGGCGGCCGTGCTGTTTGCGTCGCGCTGGGTGCAAACTCAGGCGACCCCATCGACCCGGGTCGCCGTCGCGGCCACCGACATCAACCTCGGACAGCGCCTGACGCCAGAGTTCGTCAAGCTGGTCGACTGGCCCGCCGGCAGCATCCCGGCCGGCGCGTTCAGCGACCTGCGGAAGCTCGACGGCCGGGTGCTGAAGACAAGCGCGCAACGCGGCGAACCGCTGCTCGAAGCCAAGCTCGCGCCGCTCGGCACGCTGGGCGGCCTGTCCGCGGTGATCGGCGAAGGCAAGCGGGCGATCACGGTGCGCGTGAACGACGTGATCGGTGTAGCTGGCTTCGCGCTGCCGGGTAACTACGTGGACATCATCGTCAACACGCAAAAAGACGGCAGCGCCACGCCAGGCGATTCGCAGGACCGCAATATCTCGAAGATCGTGCTCGAGAAGATTCTCGTGCTGGCCGTTGCCCAAGAGGTGAGCCGCGACGACACCAAGCCGCGCGTCGTCAATGCGGTCACGCTCGAAGTCTCGCCCGACCAGGCGGAAAAGATCGATCTGGCTCGCAGCGTCGGCACGCTGTCGCTGGTGCTGCGTAACCAGGTGGACACCGCCAACGAGACGACCGGTGGTGCGACCAAGGTCTCGCTGCTGAGGGAGCCGGTCGCCGTGGTTGCGCCGAAGCCCGAAGTGAAGGCCGTGCGGGTTGTCCAGCGGGTGGCGGCGGCGCGGCCGGGCAATTGCATCCGTGTGATTACAGGCACGCAAAACGGTCAGGAATGCTTCTGA